The proteins below come from a single Trachemys scripta elegans isolate TJP31775 chromosome 16, CAS_Tse_1.0, whole genome shotgun sequence genomic window:
- the PCBP2 gene encoding poly(rC)-binding protein 2 isoform X8, with the protein MDTGVIEGGLNVTLTIRLLMHGKEVGSIIGKKGESVKKMREESGARINISEGNCPERIITLAGPTNAIFKAFAMIIDKLEEDISSSMTNSTAASRPPVTLRLVVPASQCGSLIGKGGCKIKEIRESTGAQVQVAGDMLPNSTERAITIAGIPQSIIECVKQICVVMLESPPKGVTIPYRPKPSSSPVIFAGGQDRYSSGSASYPHTAPSMCLNSDLEGPPQELTKLHQLAMQQSHFPMSHGNTGFSGLDASAQTTSHELTIPNDLIGCIIGRQGAKINEIRQMSGAQIKIANPVEGSTDRQVTITGSAASISLAQYLINVSLESAKPSSQTASVTIPDHLSINLSQPSTPSSSSSSTTTPSLATAGVSDAPSSLPNPLPTAPCVSSLLGMKPVPLLALNVVSAAKGASTTSAMPCVTNKLKTEKQRFSPY; encoded by the exons AGTGGTGCCCGCATTAACATCTCAGAAGGGAACTGCCCAGAACGGATCATCACTCTTGCTGGACCGACCAATGCCATCTTCAAAGCATTTGCTATGATCATTGACAAACTGGAAGAG GACATCAGCAGCTCCATGACCAACAGCACAGCTGCCAGCAGGCCTCCTGTCACCCTGAGGCTTGTGGTACCTGCCAGCCAGTGTGGCTCCCTCATTGGAAAAGGAGGCTGCAAGATCAAGGAGATAAGAGAG AGCACAGGGGCGCAGGTCCAGGTGGCAGGAGACATGCTGCCCAACTCGACTGAGAGAGCGATCACCATTGCTGGGATACCACAGTCCATCATCGAGTGCGTCAAACAGATCTGTGTGGTCATGCTGGAG TCTCCCCCGAAGGGTGTTACCATCCCATACCGACCCAAGCCATCCAGCTCTCCGGTCATCTTTGCAGGCGGTCAG GACAGGTACAGCAGCGGCAGTGCAAGCTACCCCCACACCGCCCCATCAATGTGCCTCaactctgacctggagggaccacctCAAGAG CTGACCAAGCTGCACCAGTTGGCAATGCAACAGTCACACTTTCCAATGTCTCATGGCAACACTGGATTCAGTG GTTTGGATGCATCTGCTCAAACTACTTCTCACGAACTCACCATTCCAAATGAT TTGATTGGCTGCATCATCGGGCGTCAAGGCGCCAAAATCAATGAGATCCGCCAGATGTCTGGGGCGCAGATCAAAATTGCCAATCCAGTGGAAGGATCTACTGACAGGCAGGTTACCATAACTGGATCTGCAGCCAGCATTAGCCTGGCCCAGTATCTAATTAATGTCAG TTTAGAAAGCGCTAAACCCTCCTCCCAGACAGCCTCCGTCACGATCCCCGATCACCTCAGCATCAACCTCTCTCAACCCTCCaccccttcttcttcttcctcctccaccaccaccccctcgcTTGCGACAGCAGGGGTCTCCGACGCACCCTCCAGCCTCCCCAACCCTCTTCCGACCGCCCCTTGTGTCTCCAGTCTGCTTGGCATGAAACCCGTCCCTCTCCTGGCTCTAAATGTTGTGTCTGCTGCTAAGGGTGCCTCCACCACCTCAGCTATGCCATGTGTTACTAACAAACTGAAAACGGAAAAACAGAGATTCTCTCCTTATTGA
- the PCBP2 gene encoding poly(rC)-binding protein 2 isoform X6 has protein sequence MDTGVIEGGLNVTLTIRLLMHGKEVGSIIGKKGESVKKMREESGARINISEGNCPERIITLAGPTNAIFKAFAMIIDKLEEDISSSMTNSTAASRPPVTLRLVVPASQCGSLIGKGGCKIKEIRESTGAQVQVAGDMLPNSTERAITIAGIPQSIIECVKQICVVMLESPPKGVTIPYRPKPSSSPVIFAGGQDRYSSGSASYPHTAPSMCLNSDLEGPPQELTKLHQLAMQQSHFPMSHGNTGFSGIESSSPEVKGYWGLDASAQTTSHELTIPNDLIGCIIGRQGAKINEIRQMSGAQIKIANPVEGSTDRQVTITGSAASISLAQYLINVSLESAKPSSQTASVTIPDHLSINLSQPSTPSSSSSSTTTPSLATAGVSDAPSSLPNPLPTAPCVSSLLGMKPVPLLALNVVSAAKGASTTSAMPCVTNKLKTEKQRFSPY, from the exons AGTGGTGCCCGCATTAACATCTCAGAAGGGAACTGCCCAGAACGGATCATCACTCTTGCTGGACCGACCAATGCCATCTTCAAAGCATTTGCTATGATCATTGACAAACTGGAAGAG GACATCAGCAGCTCCATGACCAACAGCACAGCTGCCAGCAGGCCTCCTGTCACCCTGAGGCTTGTGGTACCTGCCAGCCAGTGTGGCTCCCTCATTGGAAAAGGAGGCTGCAAGATCAAGGAGATAAGAGAG AGCACAGGGGCGCAGGTCCAGGTGGCAGGAGACATGCTGCCCAACTCGACTGAGAGAGCGATCACCATTGCTGGGATACCACAGTCCATCATCGAGTGCGTCAAACAGATCTGTGTGGTCATGCTGGAG TCTCCCCCGAAGGGTGTTACCATCCCATACCGACCCAAGCCATCCAGCTCTCCGGTCATCTTTGCAGGCGGTCAG GACAGGTACAGCAGCGGCAGTGCAAGCTACCCCCACACCGCCCCATCAATGTGCCTCaactctgacctggagggaccacctCAAGAG CTGACCAAGCTGCACCAGTTGGCAATGCAACAGTCACACTTTCCAATGTCTCATGGCAACACTGGATTCAGTG GCATTGAATCCAGctctccagaggtgaaaggctatTGGG GTTTGGATGCATCTGCTCAAACTACTTCTCACGAACTCACCATTCCAAATGAT TTGATTGGCTGCATCATCGGGCGTCAAGGCGCCAAAATCAATGAGATCCGCCAGATGTCTGGGGCGCAGATCAAAATTGCCAATCCAGTGGAAGGATCTACTGACAGGCAGGTTACCATAACTGGATCTGCAGCCAGCATTAGCCTGGCCCAGTATCTAATTAATGTCAG TTTAGAAAGCGCTAAACCCTCCTCCCAGACAGCCTCCGTCACGATCCCCGATCACCTCAGCATCAACCTCTCTCAACCCTCCaccccttcttcttcttcctcctccaccaccaccccctcgcTTGCGACAGCAGGGGTCTCCGACGCACCCTCCAGCCTCCCCAACCCTCTTCCGACCGCCCCTTGTGTCTCCAGTCTGCTTGGCATGAAACCCGTCCCTCTCCTGGCTCTAAATGTTGTGTCTGCTGCTAAGGGTGCCTCCACCACCTCAGCTATGCCATGTGTTACTAACAAACTGAAAACGGAAAAACAGAGATTCTCTCCTTATTGA
- the PCBP2 gene encoding poly(rC)-binding protein 2 isoform X13 produces MDTGVIEGGLNVTLTIRLLMHGKEVGSIIGKKGESVKKMREESGARINISEGNCPERIITLAGPTNAIFKAFAMIIDKLEEDISSSMTNSTAASRPPVTLRLVVPASQCGSLIGKGGCKIKEIRESTGAQVQVAGDMLPNSTERAITIAGIPQSIIECVKQICVVMLESPPKGVTIPYRPKPSSSPVIFAGGQLTKLHQLAMQQSHFPMSHGNTGFSGIESSSPEVKGYWGLDASAQTTSHELTIPNDLIGCIIGRQGAKINEIRQMSGAQIKIANPVEGSTDRQVTITGSAASISLAQYLINVSLESAKPSSQTASVTIPDHLSINLSQPSTPSSSSSSTTTPSLATAGVSDAPSSLPNPLPTAPCVSSLLGMKPVPLLALNVVSAAKGASTTSAMPCVTNKLKTEKQRFSPY; encoded by the exons AGTGGTGCCCGCATTAACATCTCAGAAGGGAACTGCCCAGAACGGATCATCACTCTTGCTGGACCGACCAATGCCATCTTCAAAGCATTTGCTATGATCATTGACAAACTGGAAGAG GACATCAGCAGCTCCATGACCAACAGCACAGCTGCCAGCAGGCCTCCTGTCACCCTGAGGCTTGTGGTACCTGCCAGCCAGTGTGGCTCCCTCATTGGAAAAGGAGGCTGCAAGATCAAGGAGATAAGAGAG AGCACAGGGGCGCAGGTCCAGGTGGCAGGAGACATGCTGCCCAACTCGACTGAGAGAGCGATCACCATTGCTGGGATACCACAGTCCATCATCGAGTGCGTCAAACAGATCTGTGTGGTCATGCTGGAG TCTCCCCCGAAGGGTGTTACCATCCCATACCGACCCAAGCCATCCAGCTCTCCGGTCATCTTTGCAGGCGGTCAG CTGACCAAGCTGCACCAGTTGGCAATGCAACAGTCACACTTTCCAATGTCTCATGGCAACACTGGATTCAGTG GCATTGAATCCAGctctccagaggtgaaaggctatTGGG GTTTGGATGCATCTGCTCAAACTACTTCTCACGAACTCACCATTCCAAATGAT TTGATTGGCTGCATCATCGGGCGTCAAGGCGCCAAAATCAATGAGATCCGCCAGATGTCTGGGGCGCAGATCAAAATTGCCAATCCAGTGGAAGGATCTACTGACAGGCAGGTTACCATAACTGGATCTGCAGCCAGCATTAGCCTGGCCCAGTATCTAATTAATGTCAG TTTAGAAAGCGCTAAACCCTCCTCCCAGACAGCCTCCGTCACGATCCCCGATCACCTCAGCATCAACCTCTCTCAACCCTCCaccccttcttcttcttcctcctccaccaccaccccctcgcTTGCGACAGCAGGGGTCTCCGACGCACCCTCCAGCCTCCCCAACCCTCTTCCGACCGCCCCTTGTGTCTCCAGTCTGCTTGGCATGAAACCCGTCCCTCTCCTGGCTCTAAATGTTGTGTCTGCTGCTAAGGGTGCCTCCACCACCTCAGCTATGCCATGTGTTACTAACAAACTGAAAACGGAAAAACAGAGATTCTCTCCTTATTGA
- the PCBP2 gene encoding poly(rC)-binding protein 2 isoform X4 — MDTGVIEGGLNVTLTIRLLMHGKEVGSIIGKKGESVKKMREESGARINISEGNCPERIITLAGPTNAIFKAFAMIIDKLEEDISSSMTNSTAASRPPVTLRLVVPASQCGSLIGKGGCKIKEIRESTGAQVQVAGDMLPNSTERAITIAGIPQSIIECVKQICVVMLESPPKGVTIPYRPKPSSSPVIFAGGQDRYSSGSASYPHTAPSMCLNSDLEGPPQEAYTIQGQYAIPQPDLTKLHQLAMQQSHFPMSHGNTGFSGLDASAQTTSHELTIPNDLIGCIIGRQGAKINEIRQMSGAQIKIANPVEGSTDRQVTITGSAASISLAQYLINVSLESAKPSSQTASVTIPDHLSINLSQPSTPSSSSSSTTTPSLATAGVSDAPSSLPNPLPTAPCVSSLLGMKPVPLLALNVVSAAKGASTTSAMPCVTNKLKTEKQRFSPY; from the exons AGTGGTGCCCGCATTAACATCTCAGAAGGGAACTGCCCAGAACGGATCATCACTCTTGCTGGACCGACCAATGCCATCTTCAAAGCATTTGCTATGATCATTGACAAACTGGAAGAG GACATCAGCAGCTCCATGACCAACAGCACAGCTGCCAGCAGGCCTCCTGTCACCCTGAGGCTTGTGGTACCTGCCAGCCAGTGTGGCTCCCTCATTGGAAAAGGAGGCTGCAAGATCAAGGAGATAAGAGAG AGCACAGGGGCGCAGGTCCAGGTGGCAGGAGACATGCTGCCCAACTCGACTGAGAGAGCGATCACCATTGCTGGGATACCACAGTCCATCATCGAGTGCGTCAAACAGATCTGTGTGGTCATGCTGGAG TCTCCCCCGAAGGGTGTTACCATCCCATACCGACCCAAGCCATCCAGCTCTCCGGTCATCTTTGCAGGCGGTCAG GACAGGTACAGCAGCGGCAGTGCAAGCTACCCCCACACCGCCCCATCAATGTGCCTCaactctgacctggagggaccacctCAAGAG GCCTATACCATTCAAGGACAGTATGCCATTCCACAGCCAGAT CTGACCAAGCTGCACCAGTTGGCAATGCAACAGTCACACTTTCCAATGTCTCATGGCAACACTGGATTCAGTG GTTTGGATGCATCTGCTCAAACTACTTCTCACGAACTCACCATTCCAAATGAT TTGATTGGCTGCATCATCGGGCGTCAAGGCGCCAAAATCAATGAGATCCGCCAGATGTCTGGGGCGCAGATCAAAATTGCCAATCCAGTGGAAGGATCTACTGACAGGCAGGTTACCATAACTGGATCTGCAGCCAGCATTAGCCTGGCCCAGTATCTAATTAATGTCAG TTTAGAAAGCGCTAAACCCTCCTCCCAGACAGCCTCCGTCACGATCCCCGATCACCTCAGCATCAACCTCTCTCAACCCTCCaccccttcttcttcttcctcctccaccaccaccccctcgcTTGCGACAGCAGGGGTCTCCGACGCACCCTCCAGCCTCCCCAACCCTCTTCCGACCGCCCCTTGTGTCTCCAGTCTGCTTGGCATGAAACCCGTCCCTCTCCTGGCTCTAAATGTTGTGTCTGCTGCTAAGGGTGCCTCCACCACCTCAGCTATGCCATGTGTTACTAACAAACTGAAAACGGAAAAACAGAGATTCTCTCCTTATTGA
- the PCBP2 gene encoding poly(rC)-binding protein 2 isoform X5 encodes MDTGVIEGGLNVTLTIRLLMHGKEVGSIIGKKGESVKKMREESGARINISEGNCPERIITLAGPTNAIFKAFAMIIDKLEEDISSSMTNSTAASRPPVTLRLVVPASQCGSLIGKGGCKIKEIRESTGAQVQVAGDMLPNSTERAITIAGIPQSIIECVKQICVVMLESPPKGVTIPYRPKPSSSPVIFAGGQDRYSSGSASYPHTAPSMCLNSDLEGPPQELTKLHQLAMQQSHFPMSHGNTGFSGIESSSPEVKGYWAGLDASAQTTSHELTIPNDLIGCIIGRQGAKINEIRQMSGAQIKIANPVEGSTDRQVTITGSAASISLAQYLINVSLESAKPSSQTASVTIPDHLSINLSQPSTPSSSSSSTTTPSLATAGVSDAPSSLPNPLPTAPCVSSLLGMKPVPLLALNVVSAAKGASTTSAMPCVTNKLKTEKQRFSPY; translated from the exons AGTGGTGCCCGCATTAACATCTCAGAAGGGAACTGCCCAGAACGGATCATCACTCTTGCTGGACCGACCAATGCCATCTTCAAAGCATTTGCTATGATCATTGACAAACTGGAAGAG GACATCAGCAGCTCCATGACCAACAGCACAGCTGCCAGCAGGCCTCCTGTCACCCTGAGGCTTGTGGTACCTGCCAGCCAGTGTGGCTCCCTCATTGGAAAAGGAGGCTGCAAGATCAAGGAGATAAGAGAG AGCACAGGGGCGCAGGTCCAGGTGGCAGGAGACATGCTGCCCAACTCGACTGAGAGAGCGATCACCATTGCTGGGATACCACAGTCCATCATCGAGTGCGTCAAACAGATCTGTGTGGTCATGCTGGAG TCTCCCCCGAAGGGTGTTACCATCCCATACCGACCCAAGCCATCCAGCTCTCCGGTCATCTTTGCAGGCGGTCAG GACAGGTACAGCAGCGGCAGTGCAAGCTACCCCCACACCGCCCCATCAATGTGCCTCaactctgacctggagggaccacctCAAGAG CTGACCAAGCTGCACCAGTTGGCAATGCAACAGTCACACTTTCCAATGTCTCATGGCAACACTGGATTCAGTG GCATTGAATCCAGctctccagaggtgaaaggctatTGGG CAGGTTTGGATGCATCTGCTCAAACTACTTCTCACGAACTCACCATTCCAAATGAT TTGATTGGCTGCATCATCGGGCGTCAAGGCGCCAAAATCAATGAGATCCGCCAGATGTCTGGGGCGCAGATCAAAATTGCCAATCCAGTGGAAGGATCTACTGACAGGCAGGTTACCATAACTGGATCTGCAGCCAGCATTAGCCTGGCCCAGTATCTAATTAATGTCAG TTTAGAAAGCGCTAAACCCTCCTCCCAGACAGCCTCCGTCACGATCCCCGATCACCTCAGCATCAACCTCTCTCAACCCTCCaccccttcttcttcttcctcctccaccaccaccccctcgcTTGCGACAGCAGGGGTCTCCGACGCACCCTCCAGCCTCCCCAACCCTCTTCCGACCGCCCCTTGTGTCTCCAGTCTGCTTGGCATGAAACCCGTCCCTCTCCTGGCTCTAAATGTTGTGTCTGCTGCTAAGGGTGCCTCCACCACCTCAGCTATGCCATGTGTTACTAACAAACTGAAAACGGAAAAACAGAGATTCTCTCCTTATTGA